In the Populus trichocarpa isolate Nisqually-1 chromosome 1, P.trichocarpa_v4.1, whole genome shotgun sequence genome, TTCTCCTACAAGAGAAAAGTcacctccccctccccctctctctctctatatgaACGTTTAAACCACTTTTAGAGAGAGAAGCTCAAAGCAAagctcctctctctttctctctcgtaactctcttaaaaaagaaaaaaaaattctccaagattatttttttaagagatagaAAGAAAACCCAGCATTTCCCATTCTTTCTTAATTCAAGTTTCTCaatgtttttgtcaaaacagAGATCGAAGTAcggaacaagaaaataaaagaatggaaTTTGTTGGTAAATCAGTCAAGAAGAAATTTAAAGGGTTTGGTGTTTTCAAAGGAACAGTCAAATCCTACGACCCGTCGTCTGGTTTCTTCGAGGTCAAGTACGAGGACGGCGATTTCGAGAAGCTTGGTTTCTCTGATGTTGCTTCTTTGGTAGGAGAGGATAAAGAAGCGGccgttgctgctgctgctgctgctgttgtcgGGCCTGTTGACCCTAAGCCTCGTTTGGGCCGGAAGCCCAAGAAGCGTCGCCGTGCTGACCCTAAGAAGCCCGAGAGCGGAGGAGAGTCAGGTAATTCTAGGGTTGTTGAGGCTAATGGGAATTTGGATATGAATAGAAATGTTGATCTGAATGGTGGGTTTAGTGGGGATTTGAGGGAAAATGTTGATATTAATGTCGATTTGAATGAAACCCTAGAAAAAGGAAGTGGGATTGTGGAGAATTTGACAGAGGGGGTTTTTGATTTGAATGCTgggtttaattttgatttaaacgAGGAGGGAGAGGAGggtaatcataataataataataataataaccatattcatattcataatcataatcatagtAATCATAGTAATTTAAGTGTTGATTTTGAAGGGAAGAAGAGGGAGTGCATCGACTTGAATTTGGATGTGAGTGGTGATGTGGATGAGAATATTAAGGAGTTTGATTTGGAGTGTCAAGCTGCGGAGACCCAAAAGAGGGAATGTGGGTTTGATTTGAATTTAGGGATTGATGAGGAAATTAAGGATGGGATGGATGATGGTTTTGAAGGGCAAGTGGAAGAGGCTCCAAATTTTGAGATTCCAAGGATGGGGGAAGTTGAGAAAAGTCATATTGAAAGTGCAATTCCTAATGGGAAGTTGGAAGAAGTTCATGTTATTAATGATTCGTGTGTAGAGTTGGGTGGAAGGATTGAGGAGTTGAATATGGTTTCTGGTGAAGATTTTAGGGCTTGTGATTCTGTTGGAGTGATGGATGTTAAGGATGTCAAGGAGGATTGTCCTGAGGTGATTGATTTAACAAATGGTTATAAAGAGGAGAGTGTGAGTCAGAGGAGGGGGAGGAGCAGAAGAAAGTTTGCAGATAATTTGAATTCTATTCCAGATGTGACTGTTCTCTTGGATACTAATGCTGTTAGGGATGAATGTTTGGTGGAGAGTGGTAGTAGGAGGCGCGGGAGGAGGAGGAAGCTTGCAGATAATTTGAATTCTACCCTAGAAACAATAGTTCTCTCAGATGCTAATGCAGGTGGGGAAGTTTGTACAATGGGAGTTGATGGGAACTTAGGTGATGTTGGAAGTTCATGTAAAGAGGTCAGTGGTAGTGctagaaagaggaaaaaaccTTTGGGTAATGGGAATTCTACGCAAGAAACAACCGTTTTGAGAAGAAGTGCTCGTAGAGGGTCAACTAAAAACGACATGTCAAATGATATATCAATGTCTCCTGTAGTTAGTGCATTAATGGATGAAAAACCTGTTAAATCACATCATGAATGGCCTGAAGAGCCTGTGGTTCTTCCTCCTAAGTTGCAACTACCTCCTTCTTCGCAGAGTTTAGATTTGAGTGGCATTCCTGTACTTGACCTATTCTCAGTTTATGCCTGTTTAAGATCATTTAgcactttgttgtttttaagtCCATTTGGGTTGGAGGAATTTGTGGCCGCTGTGAAGGGTAACTCTCCAAGTTCACTATTTGACTGTATTCATGTTTCAATTCTGCAAACTCTAAGAAAGCATTTGGAGAACCTTTCAAATGAAGGTTCTGAATCTGCTTCTAATTGCCTGAGGTATTCCTTTTGCTCCttacttttcatttttgttgaagttgattttcttttcatttgaaaCTTAGGGTTATTgatatttactatttttaattgaCTATCAATTTAGGAGCCTTGATTGGGGTTTGTTGGACTTGGTTACGTGGCCTGTTTTCATGGTTGAGTACCTCTTGATCCATGGTTCAGGGTTGAAACCTGGATTTGATCTTAGTAGATTGAAGCTTTTCAGAAGTGACTACCACAAACAACCTGTATCTGTGAAGGTGGAGATATTAAAGTGTCTTTGTGATGACATGATTGAGGCGGAAACCATCAGGTCGGAGCTTAATAGGAGATCTTCAGGAACTGACCCTGACATGGACTTTGATCGAAATGTGAATCTTGGGGGTTACAAGAAAAGGAAGACTGCGATGGATGTCTCAGGTAACTCATGCCTAACGGAGGACGCTGCTGATGACACTAATGACTGGAATAGTGATGAGTGCTGCCTTTGTAAGATGGATGGAAATTTAATATGCTGTGATGGTTGTCCCGCCGCATATCATGCAAAGTGTGTGGGTGTTGCCAATAACTATTTGCCTGAGGGTGACTGGTATTGTCCCGAGTGTGCGATTGACTGGCAGAAACCTTGGATGAAACCTCGAAAGTTGCTTCGAGGAGCAGAACTATTGGGAGTTGATCCTTACAACCGGCTATATTTTAGCAGCTGTGGTTACTTGTTGGTGTAAGTTTTTCCTAATGttgctattattattgtttacgAGTAGCTGGGTGTGGTATGTAGAATACAGTCCACagtatttaacaaaaataatatagagCAAGTGAAATATTATGTTATGAAGTTTTGCTTAGTTGGTATTTTCTTATataggttttaaaatttaagaccATCAATATCTCAAGGAAACAAATTTCTGAGACTGTTTAAGTGGTAGAAGCCACAAGACATCTTTTCACTTGCTGATGTCATTGTCTAGCATGTCATTAGCAATAGCTATAACTATTTACTTGATATGGTTTCTTCCATTATCTAGGGATACAAGCTTGTGATTGTGGTTGTAGTATTTGAGCTGCAGTTATTTTTATGACCCATCTGCCTGTGAGCTTGCTTTAGTActtgcatatttttttcatgtattgttGATCTTGCAGGTCAGATTCGTGTGACACTGAATGCTCATTCAATTACTACCAAAGGGACCATCTTAGTCTTGTTATCGAAGTGCTAAAGTCTTCAGAGATGATTTATGGTGGCATTTTGGAGGCTATCCACAAGCACTGGGACATGCATTTATATGGAGCAAGTAGCAGTTTGAGTTCCCTAAAGCATACAACAAGCTTAGACATGTTCATACCCCCATGTCCCTCAGCATCTTTAGATACATGTGCAACTAAAATCAAGGCTGCTGATGGACAAAACCTTGGAAAGTTTGTTAATGGATGCTGTGGTCATCTTGATGTTGAGTTTTCAAAGTCTGCGAGCCTGACATGTATGAGTTCTGAAGGATCAGCTGAAACCATCCAAATTAGTTCGGGGAACCAGAATTTTCAGAAAGAAGGGCCTGACTGCTCTAACAGATTTGCTGGCTTCCCAAATGAATCCGATGTTCCAGGAAAGTCCCCTCTCATGGGAGACAATTCTATGACTTCCAACAGTTTGGATATTAAACGAGAAAAGAATCCATGTCCTCCTCCTACCAGATGTCCTTCATCTGCTGGAAATGCAAAAGCTGAGGTCACATTACAGGTGCAGCCTGGAACTGAGTACATGAACTATTACTGTTTTGGCCATACATCTGCTTCAATTGCAGATGTGTTATTGTCTAAACCATCAGAGAAGACCACTGAAAACTCCATAAAATCAGATGAGGAAATGGCTTTAGCTCAGATGAAGGTCATTTTGAAGAAATCCAACAAGTTCCGTTGGTCAAGCATTCCCTGTCTAAATGCTGAAGTCCAGAAAGGAAAATGTGGATGGTGCTTCTCTTGCAGAGCGACCACTGATGAGCCAGATTGCTTGTTTAATAAGAGTTTGGGTCCTATTCAGGAAGGTACTGAAAGTGAGGCGATTGGTCTTCAATCAAAAAGAATCAGGAAAGGCTATCTAATAGATTTAATATATCATATTCTCTTGATTGAACATCGACTTCAGGGGCTGCTACTGGGTCCATGGCTGAATCCGCATTATACCAAGCTTTGGCGTAAAAGCATTCTTAAGGCATCTGATATTGCGTCTGTTAAACATTTTCTGCTAAAAGTAAGGATCCTCTTTCAACTTGGTCAGCACTGAGCAGAATTATTAttgcttttcatttcttcaagATTTCTTTCATTCAAACTCAGATTCATTTCAAGGTTCAAACTGACATTTAGAGCCTATCTTGCATGATAGCTTTTAAACCATGCTCActtgattttaaaatgttattcaAACTTCTATTTTACCTTCATCTGGggttttacaataatttttgatgaattttgttGGCATAAGTTGTTTATCCAGTGCAGTTGGATTACCTGAAGTCCCAGCTGCAAACAAATCTGAAGCATCCTATTAGGGGTCTTCTGTGCAATAAGTTGATTTAGAACAGTCAATGTTGTCTTGAAACCCCGATTTCTTATAGTTGTTTATTGAATTTATCTAGTGATTTTTGGCAGTTGTCTTGAAACCAGGATTTCTTATACAAGTTGTGCTGGTAGTCTGTCTCCTTGGTCCAGAAGGGTCCAAGTTGGTGCAAGCTGTAATTATATTTACAATGGTTATCCCTTGATCTATTTGCTTTAAATTCATCTTGTTATGGGTTTTGTGCAGTTAGAGGCAAATGTGCGGCGTCTTGCACTTTCAGCAGACTGGGTGAAATACGTGGACTCTGGTGTCACAATGGGATCTTCTTCTCATGTTGTGACTACTTCTTCACGTGCATCTTCAAAGAATGGGATTGGCAGGAAAAGGGCTAGGTCCACAGAATTTGAGTCAAAACCCTGTGCAAATTCTGCCAGTGGATTGAGTATGTTTTGGTGGAGGGGTGGTAGGCTTTCTCGTCGGCTGTTCAGTTGGAAGGTTTTACCTTGCTCCTTGATTTCCAAGGCTGCCAGACAAGGTCTGAATTTCTTCTTCTATGTCTTCTATCTATTTTTTGGGGGTggtagttttttcattttaggcaaCTGAGTATTATTCTGAATATGTTCAAAGTTTGAAATTCTGCAGCTGGTTGTATGAAGATACCAGGCATATTATATCCTGAGAATTCAGATTTTGCAAAGAGAAGCAAACATGTTGCCTGGCAAGCTGCTGTTGGGTCATCAACGACTGCAGAACAGCTTGCTTTGCAGGTATGGTGCTCGTTTGTCATTTCCTTTCAACTTTTCTTGAtcatggttttctttttcctgcttTGTTCTCTCTATCTCACCTACGTGGGGGCAAGGACATTTAATTGCAAAAATCAGCTTTTTATTACAGTCTGTTTTCAGCTTCCTTTTAACTGGTtccatctatttattttaattgtatgaCCTTTCCAGGTTAGAGAGTTTGATTCGAATATTAGgtgggatgaaattgagaacaCTCATCCTTTGTCTATGTTGGACAAGGAACTTAGAAAATCATTCAGGCTGTTCAAGAAGGTAATTATCCGCAGGAAGTGTGTAGAAGAAGAAGGGGCTAAGTATCTTCTTGATTTTGGCAAGAGGAGATGTATTCCTGAAGTTGTTTCAAAAAATGGGTTTATGATTGAAGAATCTTCCAGTGAAAGGAAGAAGTATTGGCTAAACGAATCTTATGTCCCCTTGCATCTCTTGAAaagttttgaagagaaaaaaattgctcGCAGATCTAGTAAGATAAGTTCTGGGAAACTCTCTGATGCTTGTGCAGCAGTGAATAAGCCCTTGAAGAAAAGAGGGTTTTCTTATCTGTTTGCAAGAGCAGAAAGATCGGAGTACCATCAGTGTGGGCATTGTAAGAAAGATGTTCTAATCAGGTAACTTAATCTTAAGATGTtcaattctttcttttgttgtaCGTTGTTAAAATTTGAGGGCATGGCGGCTAATTTTATACTCTTTTGTGGATGTGTGTGGGttgtttttgttccttttaatatttgtttcatgcaaatattaatttccttttttatgatgtttaacCACTTGACAGGGAGGCTGTGTGCTGTCAGCTTTGCAAGGGTGAGCAGTTCTTCCTTATTGTCACCATAATTACATGATTAAAATCTGATATCGGCATTCACTCCTTTTCCATTGTATTTTGTATCTTACAAATATGATACAATTTACAGGATCTTTCCACAAAAGGCACGCGAGGAAGTCTGCTGGTGCCATCATGGCCAAATGTACATATACATGCCACCGGTGCCACtatggaaagaatgtgaagaaGACAAATGCAAAAACAGTGAATATTGAcaataaaagaggaaaaaatagcAAGATCACAAAAGTTCAGGAgcgaaaattaaaaaaggccACTGTAGACAGAAATTCGGTGCGACTGAAGAACAGTAAAAAAGCCTTAAAGGGTTCTCGACCAATACTATCAAGAAACAATAAGAAGGTTACAGTTGTGCCACTACGTCGTTCGGCTAGGAAAGCTAAACAGAAAGCATTGCAGAACAAGAAGGCTCTAGGATGCAAGAGAGGAAGACCAGCCAAATCCAAAAAGGGGGCAAATAAGAAACCAAAGAAGGGTACTTCGTTGCATAGGAAGAGAACAGATACTTATTATAGTTACTGGCTTAATGGTCTTCTGTTGTCTAGAAAGCCAGATGATGAACGAGTGGCACATTTTAGGGAGAAAAGGTATATTGCCCAATCAGATAGTGTTATTGATGATCAACCCAAATGCCATCTTTGCTGTGAAGCAGGATCTACATCCATTTCGAGTTATATTTCTTGTGAGATGTGTGGAGGTAACTATGTTTATTATTCTTTATGCCCATTTCCATTTAGGTAATTGAATTATTGAAAACTAATGAAGAGAGTGATATATGCTGATACATTAGGTTTCCttctgcttttttatttttgtttttatttttttatttttcatagtgATGTTTTCATTCTAACATTTGTTATGCAGAGTGGTTTCATGGAGATGCTTTTGGACTTGATGCggagaacataaataaacttatTGGTTTTAGGTGCCATATGTGCCTTGAGAAGACTCCTCCTATCTGCCCGCATGCAGCAGCCACAAGCCATGAGTTTGAAATAGGTGAGGTACAAAATGATGTTGAGATTGATTTCCCCAAGGAAGGGACGGATAGTATCCTACATCTAGAGGAGGATCATTCAGGTATACTTCCTGTTGACGAGTCTGTTCATGTGGAGGGGCAATTAGGTACTGGTCTGGATTCGAATCAGAGTTTTGCGTCCAAGTCTAAGTTGGGAGCTGAAAATGGGCATGCACTTGATAATGTGATGGAGAATTCTGACGCAATTCAAACTTCTAATGAGAATTTGAAACCAGATTTAATAACATCATCTAATGAAAATCATATGGTCAAATAGAACACGATTAAATCAGGAGATGATGCTAATGTAACTTCTCATGATGCGGCACTGCTCTCTTCCTACAAGGTTGATGTGGATTTGATAGAAACTGAGTTGGCTTCATTAGGACCGGATGGTGCAAAGGATAGCTTAACAACGCCCACCCTGAATCACCCATTGATAGATCCTTTTTAGACTCCATCAAGATGCAACCACAATCATTCATGGCATCAACTGAATTGTAAGATGACAGCGAAACAAGTGTAGATTAGATCCACAGTCAATCATTTAACTggtgagacagtaacagtagaGGCTAGAATTATTTCAGGTTCAGAGTTACTTGTAAATCTTCTAATGTTGAAATTCATGGAAGAAGATTATAAAATA is a window encoding:
- the LOC7478515 gene encoding DDT domain-containing protein PTM; protein product: MEFVGKSVKKKFKGFGVFKGTVKSYDPSSGFFEVKYEDGDFEKLGFSDVASLVGEDKEAAVAAAAAAVVGPVDPKPRLGRKPKKRRRADPKKPESGGESGNSRVVEANGNLDMNRNVDLNGGFSGDLRENVDINVDLNETLEKGSGIVENLTEGVFDLNAGFNFDLNEEGEEGNHNNNNNNNHIHIHNHNHSNHSNLSVDFEGKKRECIDLNLDVSGDVDENIKEFDLECQAAETQKRECGFDLNLGIDEEIKDGMDDGFEGQVEEAPNFEIPRMGEVEKSHIESAIPNGKLEEVHVINDSCVELGGRIEELNMVSGEDFRACDSVGVMDVKDVKEDCPEVIDLTNGYKEESVSQRRGRSRRKFADNLNSIPDVTVLLDTNAVRDECLVESGSRRRGRRRKLADNLNSTLETIVLSDANAGGEVCTMGVDGNLGDVGSSCKEVSGSARKRKKPLGNGNSTQETTVLRRSARRGSTKNDMSNDISMSPVVSALMDEKPVKSHHEWPEEPVVLPPKLQLPPSSQSLDLSGIPVLDLFSVYACLRSFSTLLFLSPFGLEEFVAAVKGNSPSSLFDCIHVSILQTLRKHLENLSNEGSESASNCLRSLDWGLLDLVTWPVFMVEYLLIHGSGLKPGFDLSRLKLFRSDYHKQPVSVKVEILKCLCDDMIEAETIRSELNRRSSGTDPDMDFDRNVNLGGYKKRKTAMDVSGNSCLTEDAADDTNDWNSDECCLCKMDGNLICCDGCPAAYHAKCVGVANNYLPEGDWYCPECAIDWQKPWMKPRKLLRGAELLGVDPYNRLYFSSCGYLLVSDSCDTECSFNYYQRDHLSLVIEVLKSSEMIYGGILEAIHKHWDMHLYGASSSLSSLKHTTSLDMFIPPCPSASLDTCATKIKAADGQNLGKFVNGCCGHLDVEFSKSASLTCMSSEGSAETIQISSGNQNFQKEGPDCSNRFAGFPNESDVPGKSPLMGDNSMTSNSLDIKREKNPCPPPTRCPSSAGNAKAEVTLQVQPGTEYMNYYCFGHTSASIADVLLSKPSEKTTENSIKSDEEMALAQMKVILKKSNKFRWSSIPCLNAEVQKGKCGWCFSCRATTDEPDCLFNKSLGPIQEGTESEAIGLQSKRIRKGYLIDLIYHILLIEHRLQGLLLGPWLNPHYTKLWRKSILKASDIASVKHFLLKLEANVRRLALSADWVKYVDSGVTMGSSSHVVTTSSRASSKNGIGRKRARSTEFESKPCANSASGLSMFWWRGGRLSRRLFSWKVLPCSLISKAARQAGCMKIPGILYPENSDFAKRSKHVAWQAAVGSSTTAEQLALQVREFDSNIRWDEIENTHPLSMLDKELRKSFRLFKKVIIRRKCVEEEGAKYLLDFGKRRCIPEVVSKNGFMIEESSSERKKYWLNESYVPLHLLKSFEEKKIARRSSKISSGKLSDACAAVNKPLKKRGFSYLFARAERSEYHQCGHCKKDVLIREAVCCQLCKGSFHKRHARKSAGAIMAKCTYTCHRCHYGKNVKKTNAKTVNIDNKRGKNSKITKVQERKLKKATVDRNSVRLKNSKKALKGSRPILSRNNKKVTVVPLRRSARKAKQKALQNKKALGCKRGRPAKSKKGANKKPKKGTSLHRKRTDTYYSYWLNGLLLSRKPDDERVAHFREKRYIAQSDSVIDDQPKCHLCCEAGSTSISSYISCEMCGEWFHGDAFGLDAENINKLIGFRCHMCLEKTPPICPHAAATSHEFEIGEVQNDVEIDFPKEGTDSILHLEEDHSGILPVDESVHVEGQLGTGLDSNQSFASKSKLGAENGHALDNVMENSDAIQTSNENLKPDLITSSNENHMVK